Within the Populus trichocarpa isolate Nisqually-1 chromosome 14, P.trichocarpa_v4.1, whole genome shotgun sequence genome, the region CCTGACTGGTGACTGCCatgctggaaaaaaaatgtttttttaacagtATTTCCTAGAATGTGGCACTTGATTTGTtcaaattagattaattattagtaatgatataattaattaaaggatGGCTATTCCATTAACTTTAATCAACTTACCGGTAGAATTTGTGAAAATTCAAGTAGTCTTCATGAATATAGCATATGATTACAGAGACAATCAAGTACTCTTCATGCCTCCATGGGACGGATTATTTGGCTCCTCTTTTTATCATTAGAACAGactttaatcaaaatattagaCACTAATTTCTTCTACTCTTTCGGAGAATGGATAATCTCACATGCTTTCCCACAAGAAATGGAGCACTTATCCAGGTTGGAAGTTAGCATACCTGCCTTGTAGCAGAAGGCCATAGAAATTCTTGACTGGTTCCATTTCTTCCAAGGCAGACAACAAATCCAGCCAGCCCTTTGAGCATCTAAATCTCTAGTACTTAAATATGGTTCGACTTGAAACCACATTCAAATCCGAGCAGGTCTATGAATCGATGTTTCCATGCACGCAGCAGGAAATTCCCCCGCCATTATCCCGTGCACATTGCTATAACTTTGGTTGTATTGACccttccaaaataaaatacataaaccataagcaaaaacaacaactttaaCAACCAGTCTCGTAAAGCTTTTTCACTCCATATTATTCCTCCCATGCAAGCTTGGACCAAGAACACTCCTTACGgtcaaatcaaatagaaaaaaaccagATGCACTACTTCATAAGAAATCCATCATTAATTTTACAATTCTTCCATTGTAATGAACACTGCGTACATGTTTCAAATACAACTTTTGGACCAACCCCAAAATGATTCCCACTACAGTTCAAGACATCATGGGAAAGCATGGCGAGAAATAAGGATGCAGGAACACGTATGTGTAAGTAACAAGTGCCTCAGTTTAACTTCACTCTATGCCAGCTACAACAAGGTTGATGTTCCTACTTTGAGCTTACAAGGAGATATCTTTACCAAAAAGTCCTGATATTCCCTTCCCAGGATCACTCTGTTTCACAATTGACTCCCCAACCAAAACCTGCAGGACAGCATTACAAATTCAACATCTAATATACACTAGATAATTATCCATTGCAAATGCGGCATTATGGATTCACATAACAAACTGTGGATTTGTTATTCACATGCGTGGGCAATACAAATCAAGTTACTGGGATGAAAATCCATAACAAGTCCGAGTCACAACATAATTGTTGTTTCTAACTATAGGCCATCAAGGACTGCATGACTGGGCAAGACAATATACTGTGGTTTCAAACATTTGCATAACTTTACATCTAGCATGGAATTTTCAATTTGTAGACTTACTGCTTTGACACCAGCTTCTTGCACATAAGCAATATCATCAGGAGTAAATAGCCCAGATTCCCCAACAACCTGAACAGTCCAACAAAGAACCCATCAGAACAACAGTTTACAAGAACACCACACAGTCAGAAACAACACATTCACATGATGGATGCTAGTCCAACTAATCAGGGGGTCACAATCAGATAAGCTGCCACCACTCATCAAGACAAGAGGCACTTACAATTATGTCTTTTTGACAGATAAGTTGACCGCGCTCTCCTTCAAGAAGCTTCTTTGTGTTACTGATATCAACCTCAAATGTTTCTGAGAGCGCACACATAAGTGAAATATTGTCAGTCGTTTATGTAGGTGGTAGAACAATTTGGCAAAGTACATGACAtgcataattacaaaaattgaaaatgctTGAAAGTGAAAGCTTCATAGATGAGGTCCATGAAAAAGCAAGTTTTTAGATGTTGAAAGGTATACCAAGGTTACGATTGTTGATGCCAATAAGTTCGACCCCTTCTATTGCAAGTACGCGATCCATTTCTCTCTCATCATGGACCTATGGATAAACAGCATGAGCAACAACACTTCAGATCACCAACCTAGCAAATTTTCTTATGTCAATGGTGCTGTTATACTTGAATGttacaaaaaacaaagcatgataagaaaaaaaaattgaaggattggTTAGAAACTTGTCTATGTTCCATCAGATTAATAATTGGTCAAAATAAGAAATACAATGAACAAAAGTCTGTATAAAGAACTGCAAATTTTGTCCAAAGCatgtaataaaagaaaatgttgcaTTGGATGCCTGTATAGACAAAAGTAACATAGAAGTGTAACAATTCCAAAAGGAGCACCATTCAGACCTCCACAAGTGCAGTCAAACCAAGCATCTTGCATATCTTAGTCATGTATTTGATGTCAAGATCAGGAAGAACAGCAGCAATTAAAAGAATCGCATCTGCACCTTTAATCCGAGCATAGAAGATCTGCCATGCGTCCACAACAAACTCTTTGCAAAGCAGGGGGCACTGCACAATTTGCTAGCATTAGAATCATGTTTTATGCTCTCGATGAAGTAGGCAAGCATGTACAATACATTACATGTTGAGCAATAGCAGAACACAAAAGCATACCTTTACTCCAGCATTTCTTATTGCCTCCAGGTTTTCAAAGCTCCCCTTCGTTTATCAAAGCAAAATCGAATTAAAAGaacatataaaatgattttgCTACAATACCCACACATCCTACTAATAAAAAAGGGaatgaaaaatacaatgaaTGTGCTTGGTAAGGATGTCCAGGAAGAAAATCAtaccttaaaatatttttcatctgtCAAAACACTAAGACACGCGGCTCCTCCTTTCTCGTAAGCTTTGGCAATTTCAACCTACCATGAGAAACAGTCAGTCATGATGAAATCACTAACAAGATTACTACCAGGCCAATGTGGCTTTTGGAACATAGTTTCAGTTCTAGAAGGCTTTTTAGGGGAAAATGCATTATTACTATGAAACCCCccattgatttttcaaaaacatttgcaCACCATTCAAAATGCCAAAATTGCAGAAGCCATCCCTAGTTTAAGGTTATTCccagttttaaattaaaaaaaaaaaaaaacctgaaaccaTTAAAGCACCACTTGCAGCAATAAAAACACAATCGTATAGATTTGTATGAAAATCGCATTACAAGAAAGGTCTAAGCAAATAACTGTAAGGTTATCTTGGAAAAAAACAGATTCAGAAAACTACAACAAAAACTCAGAAAACATAACTTGACCAAGAAAAGCTCATCAATTATTACAAGggaaacatgaaaaagaaatgtGTAAGCCTGAGAAACATATAGAACCAGAAAATACTAATTAGTCGTGGTGAAAGCATGCATTAGAGGATGCCAAACACAACCCGCCTGTATTACTAATTAACAAAAAGGGCATGTACTTACAGGATCAAAATCCTCTCTTAAAATCCCTCTACTTGGTGAAGCCTTCTTGACTTCAGCAATCAAACCAGGAAACCCCGTTCGATGATTTGCTTCCCTAAGAGCTCCAACAAAATCCCTTGTGGGAGGAGCATTCTCAAGATATTTCTTTAGCGAAGAAAGTGGCTTTCTCTGTTTCATCTGAAAACAGTATCCACCATAATTCATATATtcactaacaaaaaaataataaatcaagaaataacaaaatgaagtgattattACTTACGTGAGAAACTTCCACATCCTTGTTCCAAACAATTTCCTCAAGGATGTTACGAGGAGTGTTGCCTTCACTCTGAATCCGAAATTCAAAGGGTCCCACATAGTGCACAGGTGGGCCAGTGGGTGGCCTTCGTCTGATTCTTATACCTTGGCTTGCAGCTACCTCTTCTTGCAGCATCCTCACTTCCCATTCCTTCGCTTTTAGCTCATCTTCCTTGTTCACTGTTGAAGCCTCAGCctgcaaattaaataaatcaattaataacaataataataacaattcagAAAACTAATCAATCCACATATCAAACAAACCTGTTGAGCTTTAATGGAGGTAACGGAAAACCGATTCCCGGCACCCGGGTTTGGGTTCATGGAGAAGTTGTTGGGCCCGTGATGGAGAGGAGAAGGTTTGGGTTTGGTAAGGAAAGGAACCCTTGTTGATCTCAAAGAAATCAACCCCGCCATTTATTTTCTCTCGCTGCAATTCTTTTGAAACTCGAAAGGTACTGGACTGGATGGCTTGGCTTGGCTTGGCTTTGGGTGGGCTGGTGATTTGTTTTTGAAGCTTAATAAAAACAAGAGGGGAGGGAGGGAGATGTCATTTGGTGAATGTATGCACAGACGGATTGTCGTCCAATCCACATTTCTCACATGGATTATGCTTGCTTGATAAGGAAGGATATCTACCTTTGATTATTGGGTTAATTACCTTTTTTGGAGTTTGATTAATTGGATCTGGATTCTATTACctatacatttaattttttaaaaaacaatttcttggAACAAGTCATacattctataattttttttatcatatataatttctaacaatttttttttaaaattaaaaaatataacaggaAAGCCCAcgaatttaatcaatttttttttaaaattaaaaaatataacaggaAAGCCCACgaatttaatcaattattcTTCCCGCTTTGTGAGCAAAGAACAtatatttcttagaaaaaatgtttcatacatgttttttttttttttttattgtagagtTTAGGCTGTGTTTAGAAACGCGGTGCaaacattttgatatgttgatgtcaaaaataattttttttaaaaaaaaaatttatttgaatgcatttctaagcgaaaaataatttgaattgtcACCACTACCACGATCCCAAACGAGCCCTAATTTATCTCTTAATATTAATCTTAAttgttactttaaaaaattattaaaatataaaataagtataaataataaactagtAACAAATGAtataaacatctatatttttctatttaaattataattttattaattattaaaaaattaacaacaagaTTTATTATCACTTTTCCCTGAGTCCTCTTAATGTAAATTCTCTCAATTTATGACCCACCAACCATGCATTATGTTATAAAAGCAAAACAggtaaattttcatttttatttttgctattttagattattttcttttgtcaaTGGCCAATTAATGAAGTCATGGCATGCATGCAGCTGATTATCTTACACCGACGAACAATATATCGacagaaaattaattttacaccCACGAACAATATATCGACGGAAAATTAattggtaattttttattaataaggtGGTAATTTTACACTGACGAAATCGTTTCATcaataaaactgttaaatgttgtagtAATTTTTCCGAGCAAACTTATAATCTTGGTAGATGCTGCAAGGTCACTTGCTCTGTGAATAGGTTCTTTCTAATATTTCATGCTCACTTGTGATGACAGCCAACTCGTAGCAAGGATGATTAACCTTTTGCTGTTGTTGACGCGAACAAGCCTATCTCACCGATTTATAAACCTTTTGAATTTAACTCAGCCAAATTAATGTGTTCATCAAACTTCAACAACATCGTCTTTTAATCATATGAACATTGAAGATTCTTACAGTAGTAATCATTCAAATGATTTTACAATCATAATAGTATCAGAGCCTTCAACCTCAGGTACTTAATTTTCTCAGGATTCACCGGCCCTGCGTTTAATTATAGCAGGCCATGCATGCCTCGTACGTAGCTTTCATAAGAGCCTTTTGCTAGCTGGTAACCTGTGCTTCCCGGCCTCGTTATAGCTTGATATATCGTTCCCAATCATTACATTTTCAAGCACCAACATCAAGTTATGCATCTTATACAAAGAAAACACAAGCTTTCAGGCCAGCCCCACAGTGCCTATCTATCTTGATTTTAGAGACAAGCTGGTTTTTGCATGCGAGTATTGCAGTGCTCCTAGCTTCCTGGATTCATGAACGTCTTTAATTCAGCCTCTTCTAAATGATATCCTAATAAGTTTTCACCATGTTGCTCAAGTTGTAAAGTTCATTTCCCCCATGCCCACCCAACTCCCTGCAACATCAAGATGCATAAAGCAAAAACATTGCTCGATACATCTTCCAATGAAGCTCAAATTCGATACAATCTTTGACGAGCATGGTTTCATCTACTATAAACAATGTAATGATCCTACAAAATATATTGTATAGGAGAGCATCAAGTTTGATTATAGCTATGTCATGCCATATAATCGTGAGCTTCTACTTGGATACCAAGCacatatataaacataaaaatgtaTTGCCAATCAAtacttataaaatatcttttcaaatattttagcAAAGGATCTAATCGaagcaaaatgatgaaattcaaGCCTATCTAAACcgtaaatttatttgtttttctgaaGCAGTATAACGGCCTTTCCAATTTCTCATATTGAACATCTACAAGTATAAACGTCATTATAAAACTATATTAACCATATAATAGGTGACCaagtgataagagtttgagattaagagatttgctctctctgtggtatCAGATTCGAGCCATGAGTTTACTAATATTAATGGTCATAAGCAcctagtcgttaacttcagggcccatgagaattagtcgaggtacgtgcaaactggcccggacaccctacgttaataataaaaaaaaactatattgtctTTTCGAGTAGAGACTCATTTTAGTTGGTTTTTAAGTGACCAAACATCCATAAAATAATGCTTACTAAATgcttcaaatataataaaattgaccCACATGCTCAATCTTTATACTATTCATAAATTCCTTTAAAATATgtatgagataaaaataaaaatgaatgaatagCCAGAAGAAAAGGTCAAAGCATTTAGAGAATGACTTAAGTTCATCCCATGCctagataattatattttatatggttGTTGCTTTCTCACCTCAAAGGAGCTACAATTAGACGATGagctttaaaattatattttaaactagCTTGAATAACTTTCTAATTCATCAATGACACCCTTAGCCACGGGCGAATCAAAAGTCAAGTAAAGTCAAAGTCCTTGATtgtaaatgaaatataatatagATTATAAAAGGAAGCTTGCAATCAAATTATTAGTAGAGGGATTCGATTAATCAAACTTTCATAATAAAGGGACCACGAGTTTAATTAACccatctattattattattattattattatcagtgtatatataattttattagagaGTATTTGGTATATAAGATAAAGTAATTCTAATAAACCAGTTTTCTTACTTTGTAAGCCGCAGTTGccaaaataacaaggaaaaagatATACAATGCCTTTGGATATAACACAATTATGGATAAcatctctttcttcatttttccttAGGAACATGTACGTGGCAGTATCATGCAAGCCTGTCTAAACCCAACATACATATCATGGCTGCTTCCGGGCGTTCATGCAGCTTGCTCTAGTGCTCTTGCACAATGCGCAAGCTGTTTATTTTGCTACTTCCTACCCCCAGCAAGACGCTTATTATCTTACAGAGGATGGCTCTCCAGAGAAAGAGTATCAGCAGTGGTTCTTCCCTTGCAAAATCTCCTGCATGATAAAGATAATTGGCAACATTTTCACCTCTGTTTGAAAATCTAAATTTTGGTAGCTTCATCCGTGTTGCAGGCCTTTTCTTATAGCTAATAATCCATACATCCATCCATCAACGCAACGTAATGGTCAACGAGGGAGTTCCTATTGATTACAAAACAAACAGAGGcaaattacaaaaacatttCTTCCAGACAAAGAAATTGTAAATTGATCCTTTATGTATTCATTCAAACTGTTTCTTTCATCTGAATCCGACCGCTAACTTCCCACCAATTTCTGCAATACAGATTCCCAACTGTGTGCTTCATACAACTAAATTCTTATTATTGGTGTTACAAGCTTTGCCTTCCTAGTAGATATGGCTGAAAATGTAAAAACTCCAGTGCTACTGCTCTTCAGATGAAGTTGGGCTCTGTGAAACAGGCATTTCTGAGAGTGATGGCCGTAGAACTAGATACAATGCAGGACCCAAGAATGGAACCAGTGATATGAGGAGAAGCCATGAACCTTTGTCATACCTGTAAGACACAGCAATTAATCGTGCTAAGCTAAACTCACCTTAAAAAGATTTGAAAGCAATAAAAGGATTAAGGTATCATTATTTATATAAGCTCTCACCACTTCCTGGCAGTCATATCGTTGTAAACCCAAAAGGGGCCAAAAGCAGATAATAGAGTAAAATCAAGGCATGTGATGTGGATCTGCGAGTGAGGTGATGAAGGTAAGTTAGCATCAATTTTGACTAATACAACCACGGTAACAATACAGTACATAAATGCACAAAGAACCAGGATGCTAATTGTCAGCTCTGCATCGGTTTTAGCCTTAACCGATATCAAGTATgcacaaaatcaaacacaaaacacACTTACGAATTTGCTTTCCCTGAAATACTGGTAGAACTCCTTCCATTCACCACCATTTAAAGCTGCATTGACGATTATAGTCAGCCCTGCAGCCAGTAATATCTGAAGTATAATAGAGTTAAATTGCATTTCCTTAACACAAGAAAGAAAGTTAAATAGATTCCAGTCACTTGCTAGTAtaggaaattaaagaaagatgaacatttataaaaagttaaattaatggACAAGAAAAGGGCGAGAATCAAGCTTTTCTTAATTGATGTTAAACGTAAAGTGCTTGTTTAATGAAGAATAACTCATGAATACAACTAAATTGGCTGTGGTGACATCACCTTTTTCCCTAAAGGAAGAAAGCATCAAAGGCAAGGGGAGAAAAATAGAAGTGGCAGAACCAGGTGCAGCAGAAACTTCTTTTTCAACCTCCCAAGTTGATCTTAATCGTTTTCTCGATAAGTTGACAGGGTACAAGCTGAATTAGACTTAGTGAAGACCCTATCCATCACACTGACTGTCTCAATTCTAAAGATGTATGAAGTCCATGTTAATTGATATTGTCTCCAACATTTCCTTAGAAAATAGTTACAGCATCACGGggttttttactatattatacCACAAGATAGAAGAAACATCTCAGCCCAACACACTATATGAATTGCTATGTTGTGATCGAATAACAGGTAGAAGTGCAATGTGCATGAGCACATGAAGTACAAGGACTTTTTGAGAGAGATAACACCTTATGATGGGACTATAATTTTAAGCAGCATTTGTGAAGCATTTAAAATTCCACCTAGTTAGCACTCAACAGATCCTCTCAAACGCTTTAAACAGAAGATTAAGATGTTCAATCAATGAAAACTTACTCCAGAAGTCAACTTTGATTCCAGAAAATTAAGAGGCCATCTTCCAAGCTCATTTTCTTCAACAGGAGGTGGTGGCGGTCTCCAGAGAATAAAATAGGGTAGAAGAGCATATGCACCACCAAAACATGAAAGAATAAGGAATGGCCAAACAGGAATATTGGTTTTTGAGCTGCATAACAAGAAATGGATCCATTAGATTCAGCAACGTCCCaaaatttgcaagaaaaaaattatatgattttttatacagCAGCATGCCATTCCCTTTCAATCTAACCAGAGTCAGATGCATGCATAAAGACTTAAAGCTCATGACCCTATACATAGCGTGCAATTTTCGCGACCAGATGTATAATGCATTGTAGcaaaataatgagaaattaGAAGTCACACTCATGCAATTGCTTTCCCTTGATAAACCAACGGCATAATAAAAAGATGCGGTCAAACTGAATAGTGACTGTCTCTCTGAACATCCCAGTAACTTTAAAGATTGTCCTTACTGAATTTTAAGTAATTAGTATCAAACAGAGGAAAGGCAATGGGAAGCTACGCCTAAGCGCCCAGTGGTATCGTTAACATCCTGAACCTTGTTAGAGGTTCAGACCCTGTAACAAAAAGCCAAGCACCCCTAATATCGGGGGGTGGGGTGGAATTTACCTTCTGCCTGTTGGAAGTAGAAGCATGCTATAAACTAAAGGCCAAAGACCCATGATGTACCACAATGACACAAGCACAGAATTCATCCTAAAGCCATCATCTCCCTTCAAATAGAGAAGTTTCTCCAAGAAATACATGTCCCTTGACTGCAAAAGTTataattcaacttccattaagtTTAACTCTTCAACTTATCTAGAAGGACATAACAAAGTGATTAAAACAAGCCAAAACCAATCAGTCTAatcaacagaaaaaacaaataagaggtTGTCGTAGATTTagcaatatattattaaattaccgGAGTCTGGTCTGGAGTGAGGTTGAAAACATAGTAAATGAGTCCACCCCAGAAGACAAATAGCAAAATTGAGGTTGTCCAGTCCCTTTCTCCCTCTTTACCACCACCCATAGCATCTTTATCTAAAACTTGGTCATCCGGTGACTTGTTGTCAGAGTTTAAGGTGCTATAACAAGTCTGAAGAACACCCTTCTTATTGTTATAAATGTATTGGGGCTTaactaaatttgaaatattCAAGCCTTCTCTTGTACTGGTATTTGAAAACAGTAAAGATGTGTAATGAGTTTTGAGTAAAGATTTGGGCTTTGGGTTAACCTTGAGAGGAAGACAAGAGAAGTTGCAGGAGATGATGAGATTTGTGCTAGCAACCATCTTTGCTGGAAGCAAACTCGCCAGATTCTTTC harbors:
- the LOC112324134 gene encoding uncharacterized protein LOC112324134; its protein translation is MVASTNLIISCNFSCLPLKVNPKPKSLLKTHYTSLLFSNTSTREGLNISNLVKPQYIYNNKKGVLQTCYSTLNSDNKSPDDQVLDKDAMGGGKEGERDWTTSILLFVFWGGLIYYVFNLTPDQTPSRDMYFLEKLLYLKGDDGFRMNSVLVSLWYIMGLWPLVYSMLLLPTGRSSKTNIPVWPFLILSCFGGAYALLPYFILWRPPPPPVEENELGRWPLNFLESKLTSGILLAAGLTIIVNAALNGGEWKEFYQYFRESKFIHITCLDFTLLSAFGPFWVYNDMTARKWYDKGSWLLLISLVPFLGPALYLVLRPSLSEMPVSQSPTSSEEQ
- the LOC7469338 gene encoding indole-3-glycerol phosphate synthase, chloroplastic; this encodes MAGLISLRSTRVPFLTKPKPSPLHHGPNNFSMNPNPGAGNRFSVTSIKAQQAEASTVNKEDELKAKEWEVRMLQEEVAASQGIRIRRRPPTGPPVHYVGPFEFRIQSEGNTPRNILEEIVWNKDVEVSHMKQRKPLSSLKKYLENAPPTRDFVGALREANHRTGFPGLIAEVKKASPSRGILREDFDPVEIAKAYEKGGAACLSVLTDEKYFKGSFENLEAIRNAGVKCPLLCKEFVVDAWQIFYARIKGADAILLIAAVLPDLDIKYMTKICKMLGLTALVEVHDEREMDRVLAIEGVELIGINNRNLETFEVDISNTKKLLEGERGQLICQKDIIVVGESGLFTPDDIAYVQEAGVKAVLVGESIVKQSDPGKGISGLFGKDISL